The following is a genomic window from Meriones unguiculatus strain TT.TT164.6M chromosome 7, Bangor_MerUng_6.1, whole genome shotgun sequence.
GCCTGCATCCTATAAGGTTTCTACCACTTCAGGGTGGTTGATAAGTTGTGCAGCTTCTCTGTCGAGATAATTACCAGAGGCTTCTTGAGGACTAAGGACCTAGCTAGTCTCCTCACTTGGTAATCACTCATTTAATGTCTGCTACTGCTATTCCTTTCTGTGTAAACTTActgcactttcttttttaaaaatgttttttttttggattctCCTTGAGCTGGCAGTTGAGAGTCAAGAACtgagctgggtgcggtggcacatgcctgtgatcccagcactcaaggaggcagaggcagttggatctctgtgtgttcaaggccagcctgggtctacaaaatgagtccaggacagctaaggatacacggagaaaccctgtctccaaagcccAAAACCTAAACCCCAAACCCCTCACCCCCAAaagaactgaactccagtcctgtgTAAGAACACCAAacatgggctggagagctggctcagaggttaagggcaccagctgctcttccagaggtcctgagttcaattcctagcaaccacatgggggctcacagccatctataataagatctggtgccttcataataaataaataaataaatcttaaaaaaaaaaaaaaaaaagaacatcaaatACTCTTATCCAGCAACGTTTCTCTGTAGCCCctaattgtgtttttgttttttgagatggggtttctctgggtagccctgaaCATCCTGCAACTCGATttataaatcaggctggcctcaaacacagagacccaactgtctctttctcccgattgctgggattaaaggcgtgccatCACTGCCCCACCTTGTTTTTAATGAAtgaatcaatttatttatttgggcaGTCTGCATATGTGTGAAATGACAACTTgtgggaactggttctctccttccacagatAGGTTCTACCGAAAATGGGCCATCAGGTGTAGTAGCAAGTGCATTTACCTCCTGGGCCCATCTCTAGCCTTTCACGAACAGTGAACAGAAGTTTTTCAGTGTGTTATTTTATGGTGTCGAGGACTACTCTCTGGCCTAGGATATGCTAGAAAAGTGCCCTCCACAGACACTTCTCCCCAgccatgttttttcttttcttgtctgagCTATGGCTTTCCGGGTTGCCTAGACTTCCCTAAAACACATATATAGCCAAGGTAGGCCTCAACCTTGTGATTCTCTGGCATCcttccaagtagctgggattacaagactTCACTGTATATGCataccctttgtgtgtgtgtgtgtggttctaattatgtgttttgcctgtatttttGCTGTACACCAAGTGCATGCAAtattctcagaggccagaagcgATTGTTAGATCcaccctgggactggagttacagaccatgTGGGGATTTTGAATTAAACCCCAGTTTTTGGGAAGCCagtacccttaaccactgagccagctctccagactcCCTGTGATTTCAGCACTTCCCTAAACCCATTTTGCAGAACTCTTGTGTGCTTTTGGAGTATGTGTCCTTGTTCACACATTGGAATATGCATTTTATATAAAGCCCTTCTTTGCCTGAAGGTGATTTGTAATTTAGTGTAACTTTGATGGGGGCTAGGTATATTGTGAAGAGATTCCAGTCTCCTGGATGTTAGTACTTAAATGACCTTTGTGTTGTTGGAAGCCCCCACATGCTAATTAGGGTGAGTTATACTACACATTTGTCTCTGCAGTTCTACAGGATGGGGAGGCATGTTGTGGTGACAAAACCCCTGAGGCTTTAGTAGAACTTCACAGACCAGGAAAACATCTTTTTCTCTGTCCCGAGTACTGGTCGGTCAGGCATCCACCTTGTCCACTCCCTGCAAGCTCTGTGATATTACACAAAATGTTTAATGTTTTCAATACtcaggagaaaatatttgctttatCCTCTTGGATGTTTGGGGGGGGAATTTCAGCGCTTAGGTGGCAGATGCAataggatctctgagttcatggggagtctggtccacagagcaagtcccaggaaTGTGTGGCCTGCTTATCTTGCCTCCCTAAAGATTAAAAAGAAGTCTGAGGGGCAttcatgcctttaatcgcagcacttgggaggcagaggcaggtagagctctgtacctttgaggccagtctagtctacaaaaagagttctaggacagccagggctacaccaagagacttttttttttttttttaagttagaagTAAGTGAATGGTAATGGAAAGACTTAATTAGTCTTTGTGGAGGAAAATAGTAAAATTTAAAGGTCTGCAATAAAGGttggtggggcatgcctttactcctagcactctggaggcagaggccggggatctatgtgagtttgaggccagcttggtctgcaaagtgagtccaggacaggcagggctacacaaagagatcctgtcttgaaaaagccaaaacctaaaaacaaacaaacaaaagtctgtAATAAAACTCTAAGAAACAATTATAAGAAAATTTGATGAAGAAAAGGATTCTGGTATGCTAAAGGACAAGCCTGAGgtgatagaaaaacaaaacttttctgCAAAATCACAGGGAGTTCAATAGCACACATTACTAGATCCAGCAAAAGGTGACCTTGTAGAGAGTTTTAGTGGAGCTATGGGGACAGTAACAGATTGCAGTGGATTGAGGAGTAAGTGGGAGTTGAGGGGGTGGAGACAGCTGGCATGGACATCTTTTATGCTGTTTGGCCGACAAGAAACATTATGGTGGCAATGTAAGATGAGAATTCTTTTCCCGTGGTAATGCTGAAGTAGAAGAAAATACATGGATACAGGGTATTCTAAAACCAAGTGAGAGGCACAGGATGGGATCCATAGTGCAGATAGCAGGTTCAAACGGGAGAATCCTGCTTCTATTTTGTACTGGGTAAAGGGTTTATTTGCGTAAGCTTTATGTTGGGTCGTTTTTTCCTGATGGGCTGTGTCCTCTTGAGTTGGGAGACAGGCCACAAACAAGGAGTTCCTTGAGTGGATACAAAAACATATTTCCTCAGTTGGTGCAGTGTTACCAACAGGTTGGAAGATATTTGGGGTTATGGGGTTGGAAGAGATTTGGGGTTATGGGGTAGGAAGCTGGTTGAGGGTGAAGGATAAAGGGACTGGGAAGTTTGATGGGCAGAGGTTGCATTTGTTCTACTGAACAAGAGTTTCTCtcagaagctgctgctgctgcttttctgacTTAGGTTCCCTCTTCCACGTGGAGTTGGTCTAGGCTCACGTCTAAGGCCACAAGCCTTCTTGTCCTCGCCGAGGACCAGCTGGAAGCCATTTTGATTTTGCTCCACCAAAgaaggaggacaatacagccccGCCCAGAGCCAGGCGCGCCCCCGCGGCGGGAACGGTGCGCGTGTCCGCGCCTCTTCCCGCCGGCCTGGCCGGCGCCTGGCCCAGGCGGCGGAGGCGAGGGCGGCGTGGGGGGGCGGAAGGGGTGGTTATGTAAGCGTTGCGCGCTCCCGCGAAACGGCAACCAATGAGAGGCCCCGGCCGCTCGTGCTCGCGCAcgcagggtggggggagggagcgCACGACGTGCGCGCGCCCTCTGCCTCGTCCACCGCTGCCGCCTCCTTCTTCTGCCGCTCCTGGTGCTGCTTGTGTGCTCCTTCAGTGCGGACCTGGTGCCTCTTTTGTGAAGCGGCAGCTGAGGAGACTCCGGCGCTCGCCATGGCCGACGAGAAACCCAAGGTGAGCTCGGGGCCGCCGCCTTCGCCCCGCCGTGCGGGCCGGCGGGTGGCGCGGCCCTGGGTCCGGCCGAAGCCCGCCGCGGGCTTTCCTGCCCGCCCGGGGGCCCCCCACGGGGCCAGCCGCGGCTCAGGCCCGGCTCCGCGCCATTTTCCCCTCTCGCTCTCTCCCGCCCGCCCGCGCCCGAGGAGGCCCGccgccctcccccgcccccagggcCTCGGAGCGCGCGCGGCGCGGGGCGGGCGGCGCATCGCGGGGGCCCGCGGGCCCGGCGGCCCCGCGCTGGCTCCTCGGCGGCGGCCGGCGCGTGTGCGGAGAGCGTTGGGCGCGCGGAGCCCGggtcggcggcggcggcggcgggagccCGCGGGCCGGGCTTCCCCTCCCGGGGCGGGGGCCGCCCCGAATCAATGGGCCGTGCTCGGCCAGCCCCGGATCGGGGATTCCGGGTCGGCCCCACTCGAAGTCCACGGGCCCGCGGGGGAGGGGCGGCGCCGCTTTGCAGGGCGCCCAGAAACCCGGACCCTGGCGGGAACCATGTGGCTTGTTGTGGTTGGAGGCTGAGGCGCGAGCGGAGACGTGATGGGCTCAACTTGAGAACGCGCCTTCTGAGGCACCCGGAGACCTGGCTGTGGACGAGGGAACTCGCATCAGTCCCCAGGGCGCGCTCCGGCCTCGACTCTACCTGGGGACTCGGGATTAAAGAATCCTTGGACATTTACATCTGATTTTGCTGAAGTTCGGTTTGGGTCGCAAGCAGCGGGAAGACTACGCGAAGACTGTGCATTCCATCCATGACAGCAAAGGGGAGGGGAAAATAAGCTCTGAACTAAAAATGAAGCTGCTCATAAGAGTCGAACGTTAATCTGCCAGTGCAGAAGGGAGAATCGgaatatccctcagttgaggctgtttggtttttttttttttttttttttttaagatttgttgaTTTGATATGGTCTTCGATCGGAGTTTGCTAACTTAATCCAGAGGGATAGCAATGAGTTTTGAAATGTAAGGTATGGTTTTCTCACCACCCTTCCATCCGTTGTTGTACTTAAAAcactttgaaaaaagaaagaacggGGTTAGTGGGAAGCAGAAAATTTTGGTGATGACGGGGAAATATGCCATTTTAGAAAATTCAGCCTCAAAAACATTACAGTAAATTGAAGAGGACTTGAGAGTGTGTTGGTGCGGTTGCTAGTGTCAGTGTTTCTGTAACAGCCTTGTAACACTTGCTGCAGGCTTTCTCATCTTTCAGATCAGCAGCTGGGAACAGCTGTACAGTGTTTGCTAGAGAATAAGAGAAACCTGTTGATTCTGAAGCGTTTGGGCCTGCTGCTTTAAAGGTGTTTCACATTTTCCAAATTacactcttatttttctttcaacagGAAGGAGTCAAGACTGAGAACAACGATCATATTAATTTGAAGGTGGCGGGGCAGGATGGTTCTGTGGTGCAGTTTAAGATTAAGAGGCATACACCACTTAGTAAACTAATGAAAGCCTATTGTGAACGACAGGTGAGGAATTGATAAATGCACTTCCGCTTACTCCATTTGTACAACCGAATTAGGAGCAGAAAATAAACTATCACAATTTTGTCATGACTATTTTTGGTAAGGTGAATGTGATGGTGTGCTTTGCTGGTAGGTAGGTTTATTATCTTTCTAGTGCCAAAAAACCACTAACACCTCTTTAATCTCCTCTACCAGTTCCcaaggagatttaaaaaaaaaaagtgaaattttttttttcttttactatttagGCATTGCCTTCTGTCAAAACATTTGAGAAATCTTCTAGATGTGATGGCcaacacctttattcccagcactggaggcagaggcaagcagatctcttgagttccatgccagcctggtctacagagatagttccaggacagccaaggctatacagataaaccctgtctaaaaaaagagAGCATTTTAACC
Proteins encoded in this region:
- the Sumo2 gene encoding small ubiquitin-related modifier 2 isoform X3, coding for MADEKPKEGVKTENNDHINLKVAGQDGSVVQFKIKRHTPLSKLMKAYCERQLEMEDEDTIDVFQQQTGGVY
- the Sumo2 gene encoding small ubiquitin-related modifier 2 isoform X1 is translated as MADEKPKEGVKTENNDHINLKVAGQDGSVVQFKIKRHTPLSKLMKAYCERQGLSMRQIRFRFDGQPINETDTPAQLEMEDEDTIDVFQQQTGGVY
- the Sumo2 gene encoding small ubiquitin-related modifier 2 isoform X2, giving the protein MADEKPKEGVKTENNDHINLKVAGQDGSVVQFKIKRHTPLSKLMKAYCERQALPSVKTFEKSSRCDGQHLYSQHWRQRVCQ